The Drosophila mauritiana strain mau12 chromosome 2R, ASM438214v1, whole genome shotgun sequence genome has a segment encoding these proteins:
- the LOC117136477 gene encoding ceramide-1-phosphate transfer protein, translating into MSKTSLATQTNGTENGNCFDILKVSNLFETSLLEEDDVQLDAYLAAYEEIMKFFQLMGSVFSFVSSDVRSKIDILYALRAKDAEEQEHFNTFRTMLEYEKEAQLLTQKGYVSGSRTLLRLHRGLDFVYEFLNRIQAIPDDQKTVDVCKEAYDDTLGKHHSFLIRKGARLAMYAMPTRGDLLKKVCSDVEAAKENLPSMLKYMRTNYDRTEGLYTLYDLHSLP; encoded by the exons ATGAGTAAAACGAGCTTAGCGACGCAGACCAATGGCACGGAAAATGGAAACTGTTTTGATATCCTCAAAGTGTCTAATTTATTCGAAACCAGCCTTCTTGAGGAGGACGACGTACAATTAGACGCATACTTGGCAGCCTACGAGGAAATAATGAA GTTCTTCCAGCTCATGGGCAGTGTCTTCAGTTTTGTCAGCAGCGATGTGCGCAGCAAAATAGATATCCTATACGCCCTGAGAGCCAAGGACGCGGAGGAGCAGGAACACTTTAATACCTTCAGGACCATGCTGGAGTACGAGAAGGAGGCCCAGTTGCTCACTCAGAAGGGTTACGTGTCCGGCAGTCGAACGCTACTACGTCTTCATCGCGGTCTTG ACTTTGTCTACGAGTTTCTCAATCGGATCCAGGCGATACCCGACGACCAAAAGACTGTGGACGTGTGCAAGGAGGCCTACGATGACACCCTGGGCAAGCATCACTCCTTCCTCATCCGCAAAGGAGCGCGCCTGGCTATGTACGCGATGCCCACTAGAGGAGATCTTCTGAAGAAAGTGTGCTCCGATGTCGAGGCGGCCAAGGAGAACCTGCCTTCCATGCTGAAGTACATGAGAACCAACTACGATCGCACAGAAGGCCTCTACACGCTATACGATCTACACAGCCTGCCTTAG
- the LOC117137833 gene encoding SAGA-associated factor 29, translating into MPLTAESAAQQIQDRLKVIQQNIHNVDEERRRAENSIASLVRSLHATNQKVKPLLKASLIEAEQEEATIRAALAKIHEIRSIRNERRIQARNAGNKEAIRRGALMKMVQLSAQTLPLFVGKLGERAPALCGAIPAEGNYVAKVGDNVAALAKGIDEEENWILAEVVQFLHRQNKYDVIDIDEEQKDRHVLSKRKVIPLPLMRANPETDGHALFPKDTVVMALYPQTTCFYKAIVHRLPQTATEDYEVLFEDSSYMNGYAEPLPVAQRYVIAYRPTKKGAGSGSGNLSSA; encoded by the exons ATGCCACTAACTGCGGAGAGTGCCGCCCAACAGATTCAG GATCGCCTGAAGGTCATTCAACAAAACATCCACAATGTGGACGAGGAGCGTCGTCGGGCGGAGAACTCCATTGCCAGTCTGGTGCGATCTCTGCATGCCACCAATCAGAAGGTTAAGCCCCTGCTCAAGGCCAGTTTAATTGAGGCTGAGCAGGAGGAGGCCACAATCCGAGCCGCACTGGCCAAAATTCACGAGATTCGGAGCATTCGCAACGAGAGGCGCATACAAG CTCGCAACGCTGGAAATAAGGAGGCCATTCGACGAGGAGCCCTCATGAAAATGGTGCAGCTCTCAGCGCAAACGTTGCCTCTATTCGTTGGCAAACTAGGAGAACGGGCACCAGCTCTATGTGGTGCCATTCCCGCCGAGGGGAACTATGTGGCCAAG GTTGGCGACAATGTTGCCGCCTTAGCCAAGGGAATTGATGAGGAGGAGAACTGGATACTGGCTGAAGTGGTGCAGTTCCTGCACCGTCAAAACAAATACGACGTGATCGACATTGACGAGGAGCAAAAGGATCGCCATGTGCTGAGCAAGCGAAAGGTCATCCCGCTGCCTCTGATGCGTGCAAATCCCGAGACCGATGGTCACGCCCTATTCCCCAAGGACACAGTGGTAATGGCGCTATATCCACAGACCACCTGCTTCTACAAGGCCATTGTCCATCGCCTGCCGCAGACCGCCACCGAGGATTACGAGGTGCTATTCGAGGATTCCTCGTATATGAATGGCTATGCAGAACCCTTGCCGGTGGCCCAGCGCTATGTGATTGCATATCGTCCAACGAAAAAGGGGGCTGGCAGTGGCAGCGGGAATCTATCATCAgcataa